In Arachis hypogaea cultivar Tifrunner chromosome 17, arahy.Tifrunner.gnm2.J5K5, whole genome shotgun sequence, a single window of DNA contains:
- the LOC112765006 gene encoding protein-tyrosine-phosphatase IBR5, whose amino-acid sequence MRKRERENPCGVCGHYHKYEEGEVCSVCGHRIPVGSEKSSVQVSAFPSVILPEFLYLGSYDNASRSELLKTQGISRILNTVPSCQNLYKNSFTYHCLPDDKTLPFEEAIQFLEQCEKDKARVLVHCMSGKSRSPAIVIAYLMKSKGWRLAQSYQWVKERRPSVELTEVVFQQLQEFENKMFGSIDGGGSVLAGFSPASGPINFGFPKISESAPSHPAFTAAGTTSIFARPPLDIAPAEFTFGAGQTQKVVTGIPFNANPPNPNGTDIQMDGS is encoded by the exons atgaggaagagggagagggAAAACCCCTGTGGAGTGTGTGGGCACTATCACAAGTACGAAGAAGGTGAAGTGTGTTCGGTTTGCGGTCACCGGATTCCCGTTGGATCGGAGAAATCATCAGTGCAAGTTAGCGCCTTCCCGTCGGTGATCTTGCCGGAGTTTCTGTACCTCGGTAGCTACGACAACGCATCGCGCTCTGAGCTTCTCAAGACTCAAGGAATCTCTCGTATCCTCAAT ACTGTTCCTTCTTGTCAAAATCTCTACAAGAACTCATTTACCTATCACTGCCTACCAGATGATAAAACTTTGCCATTTGAAGAAGCAATTCAGTTTTTAG AGCAATGTGAGAAAGATAAGGCTCGTGTTCTGGTTCATTGCATGTCTGGAAAGAGTAG GTCTCCAGCCATCGTGATTGCATACTTAATGAAGTCAAAAGGATGGAGACTCGCACAAAGTTATCAATGGGTCAAGGAACGGCGACCATCTGTGGAATTAACAGAAG TTGTCTTCCAGCAACTGCAGGAGTTTGAGAACAAGATGTTTGGATCAATCGATGGTGGCGGCTCTGTTCTGGCTGGTTTCTCTCCTGCTTCAGGTCCGATCAACTTTGGCTTCCCAAAGATCAGTGAGTCGGCTCCATCACATCCTGCCTTCACTGCTGCTGGAACTACTTCAATATTCGCCCGACCACCCTTAGATATAGCTCCGGCCGAGTTCACATTTGGAGCTGGCCAAACACAGAAGGTTGTGACTGGAATCCCATTCAATGCAAATCCACCAAATCCAAATGGCACAGATATCCAAATGGATGGTTCTTGA
- the LOC112766472 gene encoding tRNase Z TRZ2, chloroplastic has translation MQISLSNSPFKTPQLFPFHHPISKPLANQVPIQIQSTHATVTSAIKGPTSGYLSEISKAIDHEEQYRLARSQVNRKGLELEGYSIEGISIGGQETCVIVPEFKCAFDIGRCPVRAIHQNFVFITHAHLDHIGGLPMYIASRGLYNLKPATVFVPPCIKEDVEKLLDIHRTLGQVELNVELVALDVGETFEIRNNLVVRPFKTNHVIPSQGYVVYSIRKKLKKQYIHLKGKQIEKLKKSGVEITDTILAPEVAFTGDTTPDFMLDPHNADALRAKVLITEATFLDESYSIDHARQHGHTHLFDIMENSQWIRNKAVVLTHFSSRYSIEDIRQAASKLQSKVSAKVVPLTEGFKSAYQ, from the exons ATGCAAATCTCTTTAAGCAATTCACCTTTTAAAACCCCTCAACTCTTCCCATTCCACCACCCCATTTCAAAACCCCTCGCAAACCAGGTTCCCATTCAAATTCAAAGCACACATGCCACCGTTACCAGCGCCATAAAGGGTCCCACTTCCGGTTACTTATCCGAAATCAGCAAGGCCATTGATCACGAAGAGCAATACCGGTTAGCCCGGTCGCAGGTGAACCGGAAAGGTTTGGAATTGGAGGGTTATTCAATCGAGGGTATCTCAATTGGGGGCCAAGAGACATGCGTTATTGTTCCTGAATTCAAATGTGCATTTGATATTGGGAGGTGCCCAGTTAGGGCTATTCATCAGAACTTTGTTTTCATCACTCATGCTCACCTCGATCACATT GGAGGGTTGCCAATGTATATAGCCAGCCGTGGATTATATAATTTGAAGCCTGCTACTGTCTTTGTGCCTCCTTGCATCaaagaggatgttgaaaagctgcTTGATATTCACAGGACCTTGGGCCAAGTTGAATTGAATGTTGAATTGGTTGCTTTGGATGTGG GGGAGACGTTTGAGATCCGCAATAACCTTGTTGTCCGGCCGTTCAAGACAAATCATGTTATACCCAGCCAG GGTTATGTAGTCTACTCTATTAGGAAAAAGCTGAAGAAACAGTACATTCACCTGAAAGGGAAACAAATTGAGAAATTAAAGAAGTCTGGTGTTGAG ATTACAGACACCATATTAGCTCCTGAAGTAGCCTTTACCGGTGATACAACACCCGATTTTATGCTTGACCCGCATAATGCTGATGCATTGAGAGCAAAAGTTCTTATAACTGAG GCAACTTTCCTCGATGAGTCCTACAGCATAGATCATGCTCGACAACATGGCCATACACATTTATTCGAT ATCATGGAAAATTCTCAGTGGATTCGAAACAAAGCCGTTGTATTGACTCATTTTTCATCAAGATATAGTATAGAG GATATTCGTCAGGCTGCATCAAAATTGCAGTCTAAGGTATCAGCAAAAGTGGTTCCTCTGACTGAAGGTTTCAAATCAGCATATCAATGA